One genomic region from Bufo bufo chromosome 3, aBufBuf1.1, whole genome shotgun sequence encodes:
- the LOC120993245 gene encoding gap junction delta-2 protein-like: protein MGDWSILGRLLTEVQNHSTVIGKIWLTMLLIFRILLVTLVGDAMYGDEQSKFTCNTLQPGCNNVCYDSFAPVSHLRFWIFQIVLVSTPSIFYIIYILHKIAKDEKTELEKAYIMELLQNLSIGENILPSPEAREHLEDKDISRKEDSFSTNFSNDALQCPIPVFDKMHIIYIVHVVLRSVMELAFLVGQCYLYGFEVPHLFQCHTYPCPTKTDCFVSRATEKTVFLNFMFGVGLGCFILNIAELHYLGWFYVFRTLTVACNSCCEFKSKKKKGPRVLHPEQNNLLIHLKDTIQERFVLKTSSGLSPERIGFLPSPPTSTISFTNEDNDDTTSRQSPDIKHSNKAKIAKIKKSWL from the coding sequence ATGGGCGACTGGTCGATTTTAGGTCGTCTTTTAACAGAGGTCCAGAACCACTCAACAGTCATTGGTAAAATATGGCTGACGATGCTACTCATTTTCAGAATTCTCTTAGTAACGTTGGTGGGAGATGCAATGTATGGAGATGAACAGTCTAAATTCACCTGCAATACCCTTCAACCAGGTTGCAACAATGTATGCTATGATAGCTTTGCCCCTGTCTCACATCTTAGGTTCTGGATATTTCAAATTGTCCTGGTGTCCACGCCTTCCATCTTTTATATAATCTACATCCTCCATAAAATTGCTAAAGATGAAAAAACTGAACTGGAAAAGGCATATATCATGGAACTTCTTCAAAACTTATCAATTGGGGAAAATATCCTACCAAGTCCAGAAGCAAGAGAACACCTAGAAGATAAAGATATATCCAGAAAAGAAGACAGTTTTAGTACAAATTTTTCTAATGATGCCCTCCAATGTCCTATTCCAGTGTTTGACAAGATGCACATCATTTACATTGTTCATGTGGTCCTCAGGTCAGTTATGGAATTGGCATTCTTAGTTGGACAATGCTATCTTTATGGTTTTGAAGTTCCTCATCTTTTCCAGTGCCACACTTACCCTTGTCCAACCAAGACTGATTGCTTTGTCTCCAGGGCTACTGAGAAGACTGTCTTTCTTAACTTTATGTTTGGAGTTGGACTTGGGTGTTTTATACTGAACATTGCTGAGCTGCATTACTTGGGTTGGTTCTATGTGTTTCGGACCCTAACAGTTGCCTGTAACAGCTGTTGTGAATTTAAGAGCAAGAAGAAGAAAGGGCCCAgggtgctgcacccagagcaaaaTAACCTGCTTATCCATTTGAAAGACACCATACAAGAACGGTTTGTCCTAAAGACATCTTCAGGTCTATCTCCAGAGAGGATAGGTTTTCTACCTTCTCCACCAACGAGTACAATATCATTCACTAATGAAGATAATGATGATACTACCTCAAGACAAAGTCCAGATATTAAGCACAGTAATAAAGCTAAAATAGCCAAGATCAAGAAGTCCTGGCTATGA